The Brevinema andersonii DNA segment CTCGGAAGCGGCGGTATCGGTTTGTCGCACAAAAAGCAAAGCATTAGGCATCGAGTGGAAATATCAAGACGGAGCCTATGCATCAGTGACGTCATGGATCGAGGAATAGATCCGGGTCGTGATGAGAGGGATCGACGACGCAGGCAGGGAGAATGCACCTACAGAGGATCTCTACAGCGAACTCGATGCTCTCATGACGATCCGGAAGAAATACGAAGACGGTACGGACACTTACGGCGAGACGGTGCGGGTGATGGAAAAGTTCGGCTCATACGTCAGCAAACACCACAAGGACGTTAAAGACATCTTCAAAGAAGCGGTGACGTCGTTCATGCAGAGCGTCGCGAGGTAGCCATGGCAAAACGGACAACCAAAAACGAGTTCCGCAAGTCGATGAGCTCCGTGCTGGAAGCTATGGAGTCGAAGGCTACCGGCTGCGGGATTTCAGGACGCGAAGAACACCGTAAGAAAAATAAAGACTTTCGGCACTTTTTCAGTCACTAGAAACGAAATCTCGCTGTGGGAGGGACGGTTTCCATCAGAATACTTATAAAGAAATACGAAACACTTTAGGGAGTACAGCTTTAATGCGGAGTTACAAAACATGCCCACGGACGACGATACAGCGCTCTTTACCCTTGAGATGATCAAGGACGGAAGCTATCCGTCAAACGCTCCTATGGCAGTGTTTATCGACCCCAGTGTGGACGGCATTAAGAAAAACGACTACAAAACAGCGGTTCTTGCCACGGCAACGGCTAAAGGCTTTGTTATCGTGGATGCTTTCATGGTGCAGGGAAGAGATATAAGATTTTTTGATGACACGCTTTCCTTGTACAAAAAACATTCGGCAAACATTTTAACGGTCAAGGTAGAGTGTGTCGGAGCAATGGCGTACTTTGTGCGCGACCTGGAAAAATATGCCCGGGAACACGGCGTCAAGCTGCCGCTTACAACAATCTCCAACATGCGCAAAGAACACCGAATCGCTCAGCTGCCTGTTCTCTTTGAGACAGACAGGATCTGATTAGATCCAGAATTCCGGAAGTCGTCTGCAGGAAAGATCCTAATTGACCAGCTCTTATACTTTCCGTCGGTCAACGTGCATGACGACGTCCCGGATGCTCTAGCGGGAGCCGTGAAAGTTTTGGCTCGGACTTCGAAAACGGAGCCTTTACACTTTCTCCCGGAACCAAAACCAGGTGCGAAATTGGGCAAAATACCTTTTTGGAAAAATAAGAGTTTTTAACATGTTTTAAGGGTGTTTTTCCCCATGACCGCATAATGAATAGAAAATAAAAATTTTACAGAGCGTTGACAGGGTGTTGACGCACTAACAACATTTTTTTTAACACCCCGAAAAACGAAAAGGAGCCGGATTTGGAAAAAGAACAGCTCGAACAAGCCCTCAGCCAGGATATGAAGCCCTATCAAAAAGTACTACAGGAGTATGGAGCCGAGCGCTCGGCAGAAGCCGCAAAGACCGGAGATGCCATGCAGAATGCTGCCGGCATTGTCAATCAAGGGTGGTACTACGTGGAACAGAACGAAGCCCTCCAATTTCCCTATACATTTGAGGAAACCACAGAGAAATACGGTATAGAAAACCTTGCCACCAATGAAATGGTGGATAATTTAATAAAATTAACGGAGCTTGTTCTCGATCCGCTGAGGGAGCAGTTAGAAAAACCTATAATTTTGACCTGTTACCGCAGCAAGGAAATCAACACCAAGATTAGCAGTTGCCCAGATTCGCATCATACCTACGGCTGCACGGCAGATAATATCTGCCTCAAGAAGGATCAAGACCAAATGATGCAAATTCTTAGAAAAATCTGAATGTAGATCTTTGCCAAAATTACCCAGACAGAAACTCCATCCACGTCAACACTGCCAGGGCCGGGCAAACCCCCTGTAACCTTGCTCTCACTCAGTACAAGAATAAGAAAGCTACCTTATATAGGGATAAGATTATGAAACGTAAGATAAAGAATAAAATAATATACATCTTGATAACACTAGATTTTGTATGTTCAGATTTCCATACATACCTCTGTAAGTTGGTGAGACATTTATGTGACAAAGATTGCGATAAATAAGAAAGCAATACCCCATAAAGGGTAACAATAAAAACATTCTAAAAGAACGCGAAAATAATACCTTATAATATAACAAAACTTTAGGAAATATTATGAAATTTATCAAAGCATTTGAACGCAAGCCACAGTATGTGACTTACAAAATGGAGCGATCATGTTATTATCAAGGTACAAAGGCCGGATGAAAACAGTGCAAATACGAATCCTTATCTTTATGTTGAGTCACGGTTGGGCAGCGTGCCTTGGATTCCGGCTGTTCCCGAATGGTTTTTCAGAAGAATGTGAAGTTTGGACATAAGAAAGAAGAAGAATGAGTAGTACTTTTAGTAAAAAGTCAATTTCTGTTTATATATGCTCTGAATGGAAAGGATGCAAGAATTATATAAACAAGTAAAAGAAAACATTAAAATTAAAGAGGTTAGCAATGAAAAATGAAGTATTATTTTTTCTCGTTATGGGAATCCTCATAACAGGCTGGAATGATGTTATTATACATATAATGTTACGAAGCAGCAGAGACAACCTCATATCCCCAATAAATAAATTAGATCCGAATGCAGAACCGGATTGGGTTCTTCTTAAAGTCAGTTATTATGCTGCCATGTTTCACGATAATGACTTGCCCAAATATGTTACTTTCTATTTCTATTCAAATTTCTTCGGAATAATGAGTATTTTATAACATTTATCCATACAAGTTATTTTAATATAGGATAAACAAATACTTGAAATTTATAAAACAATGTGATATGATCTTCTATATAAGAATTATCAATTGATATTTTATAATGTTATCAAAAGTATCAATATTTTCACCAAAAAGGAGTCATTTCCCTTATTAATACGCTCAAAAGATATTGTTGAAAACTGTGATAGCACAATGAAAATATTGGATCTCAAACTAAACTTCCCTTAACCACTTGCAATTTTTCTATTTAACATACTATCAGATAATAATATAGCTATTTTATTACATGTTTCGCTAATTTTTACAGTTCTGACAAATAATATTTCTCTAAACTAATGAAATTCTTTTTTGGGATTCTTATTATTCTTTCAAATTTTTAGTTTCAGCAAATATACATTCCTGCAGGCTTTTTTTATTTTAAATCTTAAAAACATAGGCTGCAGCTGAATGATGCTAAGGGAGAACAATTATTTATCCTCTTTACCCTGACAATATCTATCTCTTTTACTATGCATCACATATCGTGAGAATTAACCTGATTATATAAATATTAATTAGTGAACAATTCCAACACACAATAATATTAGCTTTTTGAAAAATAATCTTATTAAATTTAATACGACTATCTAGGAAAGTTATTGCAAAATAATATAAATTAATATATAATATTTTTATAAAATATTTGGTATGTACTTTACTTTTGAATTTTATTGTCCGAAATGTATTTTGAGTATTTAAAATTTATTCGGAGCTCCTCTAACTCCCAGTTTTAAAGAATACTCTAAATATAACGTGATCTCAAATTATTTTGGAGGTTTTATGCGCAAACTAACAGGTTCTTTAGGAGTGTTTCTAGGATTGGTATCATGCTCTGTTACCAGTCAATTTGTACCTAGAGATATATTATACGTTAACTATTGGATTGATTACCCAGTAAATTTCTACAAAATGGACGGCGAATATGTCAATACTGCAATCACCTCATCAACTATCAATCCTTCTTTAGAAAAGGTACAGGAATTTACTACATTTTCGGATAAAGATGGAATGCTTTATCTTGCATACTCTTCAACGGATAACATCAGCGAAACAATTGAATTATCAGATAATGGTACCGAATATACCAATAAACTGAAAAGAAAAATAGAAACACTGAACTATGAAGTGGATATTGAAATTACCAAAATATTTACAAACAGAACAGGCAGCTCTACTAAACTTCTAAAATCTGTCTCCACAAATTCAATAACGGAACAGCAAAAATTGAATCCCGATAATGGAGTATGGGTACGCCTACTTAAGTTTAATAGAAATAACCGAGCTGGTAATCCATGGGAACTACAATTTGTCACAAAAGTACCGATGCCTTTAAGCGAAATTAAAGTTGTATCAATTCCAGGACATAGTATACCTTACATTGCGGCGATTTCTAATAGAAATCGCTTGGCTATTTTCGGTACGGATCGAAAAGAAGGAAATATCCGCTTTATCCATAGCCCCAACGGTTTAAACCTGCATGAAGGACGAAGCCCTCACTCTGTCAAACAGCTGAGCTTTTGGAATGATGGCGACCGATTATATGGAGCTATGATTGAAGATAATCTTTCCTATATAGGATATGTACGAAATTCGGTTTGGCAGACTGACTATAACAATATATGGGGCAATACTCCAGAAATTTTTGAAGTAGCACAGGGAGCTACAATGGCTTACGGAATATGGTGGAGTACAATTGATAAAGTCACAACTATAGCAGGATATCTTACTAACGGAGTCCAAGGTAAAAAATGGCTCCTAATTGACAATCTCAGAGCAACAGAAAGGCCTTCTATTCGATCCAAAATATATACAGACGCTAACGGCCTAACCAGAGAAGGTACATTTATTGGAACAATATACAGTACGTCAAAATTTTTCCAGTTAAGTCGCATTGACGATAATAGAATTAAGCATATTGCACCACCCGTGGACGGATATAATGAAAGATATTCATTCGATATCGATAAATATGGTCGTGTTTTGTATACGAGAATCAATACAGAAAATACAATTGACGTTGCCGGGTTTACACGTGATATATGGATCGAATCAACCCGTCCAGAATACAATCAAAGTAGCTCGGGAATAGATCGTGTTCAATACAAAACACATCCAAACTCTACGATAAATACGTTTTTTATAGATAATTTATATCCACATGTTGTATTCGTAAATCATCTCGGAAATATTCAATTTTTAGAAGGACGCGATCGAGGTACCATATAGATCAATTTTAAAAAACAGCAAATTTTAGTAAATTTGCTGTTTTTTAAGTCCAAAATTTGGCATATCATTTTTTTAACTTTATAATTAAAGATATTTTATTATAAGGTATGCCAAATATGTTTACTCATTCCGTTTCTCCAAAAGAACTGGACAAACAAGAAATATTTCGACAGATTGACCAAGATTTATCAACAAAACGCACACCCCCACAACAACAAAAGACACGTTCTAATTATAAGTTTATTATTCTGCTCAATATTATAATTATATCAGCTGCAGGGCTGGGAATTTTTATTGTATACACAATTTTTCAACAACAAAGCCTTAAATTGATTGTGGGGCAAGATGCTATCCAAAGCTTAGAACTCATACTCATTCAACAAGCTGAAAAAAGAAGAAATGCCGAACTTCTAAAGAAAGAAGAAGAGGTTCAAGAATTACGAATTGCATTGAACAGAGCGGAACAAGAATTAGCTAAGACTTTATCAGAGATTAATCAGAAAGCAACGCAAGAATTCGAAAAGCAAAGAGTTGATTTACAAGCTCAAATTAAAAAAGAACTCCAGGGAAAAACAGAAAGTGAAAAAGCAGAAATACGTCGTAGATATGAACTCGAACTTCACATTTTAGAAGAAAAAATAGAAAACGAAAAGCGTGCACAAGAATTAGCTCAGCAAGAAGCTTATAAAAAAAAGCAAGAACAGCTTGCTAAAGAACAAGAATTATTGCAAATTCAGTTACAAAGAGCCTCTCAAAATGCTGAGGAATCAAGAAAGAAAACATTATCTGTTCAAGAAAAGTTAAAAAAAACAGAAACACAAAAACCGAATATATTATTAGAAGAAAAATTGTCTTCTGAATTTGACCAAAAAATATCTTTTCTTTTTTCAGAAATAGGCAAAGCTCTGCAAATACAAAACACAAAAGAAGCAGAAAAAAAATTACAAGCAATAGAAAATTTATATAATAAAGAAAATACAATTTTCGTACCTATTGAAAAACGAAATACTGATTTATTTTTAGTTTCGCTGATTAGAAATTATATTAATACATCAGAAATTCAAACAAACCTTATTCAGCAACTTGCCTTATTAAATCAGGAATTTAATGAGTTGCAACGTGCTGATTCAATCACTGCTGACGCAGAAACAGAGAAATTTAGA contains these protein-coding regions:
- a CDS encoding D-Ala-D-Ala carboxypeptidase family metallohydrolase, whose translation is MEKEQLEQALSQDMKPYQKVLQEYGAERSAEAAKTGDAMQNAAGIVNQGWYYVEQNEALQFPYTFEETTEKYGIENLATNEMVDNLIKLTELVLDPLREQLEKPIILTCYRSKEINTKISSCPDSHHTYGCTADNICLKKDQDQMMQILRKI